A single window of Colletes latitarsis isolate SP2378_abdomen chromosome 4, iyColLati1, whole genome shotgun sequence DNA harbors:
- the LOC143341350 gene encoding uncharacterized protein LOC143341350, whose protein sequence is MDNRRKKYTATVPGNNWSREMHPNGVRYTDSNTYQQDCTSEHDVKFLGERTSEETVAEVEETGINKNNLQLHGYPDEPLYVPPRHSNNATLRGKHSRFNECTESNVPDAMITMQKLQKLRELQMKRDINERYYSHEIKRLIGEYYFGPKMASPTLRAHGKLQSASFQPHTEDRPRNSLEPCGTMTTITRLNCGCIQETTRPIFTTAKGRVQKRVCSQVEDEEQILKLISSNLQEHLISPLEQRKNKQKGKSKKQHYMDARTYAKNPPAGDQSFEIEEKRIDAEESEIPNRVSRSLSPREKFSNTSTTSN, encoded by the exons ATGGACAATCGTCGGAAAAAGTACACGGCCACTGTGCCAGGAAACAATTGGTCCAGAGAAATGCATCCTAACGGCGTACGATACACGGATTCGAACACTTATCAACAGGATTGCACCAGCGAACACGACGTTAAATTTCTAGGAGAGAGAACTTCCGAGGAAACTGTCGCCGAGGTGGAGGAAACGGGCATTAATAAGAATAAC CTCCAA TTGCACGGTTATCCAGACGAGCCGCTATACGTTCCACCGCGTCATAGCAACAACGCTACTCTGCGTGGAAAACATTCGCGTTTCAATGAGTGCACGGAATCGAACGTTCCTGATGCAATGATAACGATGCAGAAGTTGCAAAAATTGAGAGAACTGCAAATGAAACGAGACATAAACGAGAGATACTATTCACACGAGATCAAACGACTGATCGGTGAATATTATTTCGGCCCAAAGATGGCGTCGCCGACATTGAGGGCTCACGGAAAATTACAAAGCGCCAGCTTTCAACCCCACACCGAAGATCGACCGAGAAAT AGCTTGGAACCATGTGGTACAATGACGACGATCACAAGACTGAATTGTGGGTGTATTCAAGAAACAACGAGGCCAATTTTTACGACGGCCAAGGGTCGCGTTCAAAAGAGAGTCTGCAGTCAGGTCGAGGACGAGGAACAAATTTTGAAATTGATCTCGTCGAATCTCCAGGAACATTTGATATCGCCGTTGGAGCAACGCAAGAACAAGCAAAAGGGGAAATCGAAGAAACAACACTATATGGACGCGCGGACGTACGCGAAAAATCCACCGGCCGGCGATCAAAGCTTCGAAATAGAAGAGAAACGAATCGACGCGGAGGAATCGGAAATTCCAAATCGCGTGTCGAGAAGCCTGTCGCCTCGTGAAAAATTCAGCAACACCTCGACGACCTCCAACTGA